The following coding sequences are from one Triplophysa dalaica isolate WHDGS20190420 chromosome 12, ASM1584641v1, whole genome shotgun sequence window:
- the si:dkeyp-84f3.5 gene encoding zinc finger protein 43 isoform X1 → MAYTSMNFAPGGGDMFICTECGEGFRLYPKLVEHMAIHGLVFPDALSVNGTNNTHIEFALHENGTLTVVDRSVVSNFSFLFGKPPPKLSWCPTPNQAVLTSSKMPEKECAQFRCERCGQAFKSQKSLQLHQQYRVLEQGFRCTLCCKVFNDRESLQSHLQNHAHERFYSCGHCGKRFLRQEALLSHKKQWHGSPASKSLTRLQEDQENSLEKSYPCKVCGLRFFWLSDLQSHLNSHSRVKKPPSNVSHQQEMRRDEARTTSQLKKHHALQYPGENEDNDFIDLSAEIKQESPSHYGKMRQMSAKKHMQRFNPVMAGIRRRRRRASKVHHDSKLFSCKYCHRGFLHSSSLSRHMRYHKGTLPVCVYCGRFFSQRCDVTRHVAMFHSSTLQPKANEALKTNKSSKQDNVTVPTQIVGDEGNKQRDLQEVQHSSNVDNKLSLDSEEQGISKPRMTYKCKECSRVFALLSAFKRHVHYHKRDPARTLLLCPFCPSRFTFRSALDRHIEGHQERFKMDEAKLANSNVDDPENQHKVIDAGEPNTNENVSLPLKVLN, encoded by the coding sequence ATGGCATACACTTCAATGAATTTTGCTCCAGGCGGAGGAGACATGTTCATCTGCACAGAGTGTGGCGAAGGGTTTCGTCTTTACCCAAAGCTAGTTGAACACATGGCCATTCATGGCTTGGTTTTCCCTGATGCTTTAAGTGTTAACGGTACtaacaacacacacattgagtTTGCTCTACATGAAAACGGCACACTCACAGTGGTCGATCGATCCGTGGTGTCTaacttttctttcttatttGGAAAACCTCCACCCAAGTTGTCATGGTGTCCAACCCCCAACCAAGCTGTCTTGACCTCATCTAAGATGCCAGAAAAGGAGTGTGCTCAGTTTAGATGTGAGAGATGTGGACAAGCGTTCAAAAGCCAGAAAAGCTTACAGCTACATCAGCAGTACCGTGTCCTTGAGCAGGGCTTCAGATGCACCCTGTGCTGCAAGGTGTTTAATGACAGAGAGAGTCTTCAGAGCCATCTTCAAAACCATGCTCATGAACGATTTTATAGCTGTGGGCACTGTGGAAAGCGATTTTTGAGACAAGAGGCACTACTGTCGCACAAGAAACAGTGGCATGGATCGCCAGCTTCCAAATCTTTAACTAGACTACAGGAGGATCAAGAAAATAGTTTGGAGAAGTCCTATCCTTGCAAAGTCTGTGGTTTACGTTTCTTTTGGTTGTCTGATTTGCAAAGCCACCTAAACAGTCATTCTCGTGTCAAGAAGCCACCCAGCAATGTCTCGCACCAACAGGAAATGCGAAGGGATGAAGCAAGAACTacatcacaattaaaaaaacatcatgcGCTCCAGTATCCTGGTGAGAATGAAGACAATGACTTCATTGATTTGTCAGCTGAAATTAAACAGGAGTCGCCGTCTCACTATGGTAAAATGCGTCAAATGTCGGCAAAAAAACATATGCAGCGATTCAATCCAGTAATGGCAGGGATAAGGAGGAGACGTAGAAGAGCTAGCAAAGTCCACCACGATTCTAAACTATTCTCCTGCAAATATTGCCATCGAGGATTCCTACATTCAAGCAGTCTCTCTCGCCACATGCGTTATCACAAAGGCACTCtgcctgtttgtgtttattgtggaCGATTTTTCTCACAAAGATGTGATGTCACAAGACATGTGGCAATGTTCCACAGCTCAACACTTCAACCTAAGGCTAATGAAGCCTTAAAGACAAATAAAAGCAGCAAACAGGACAATGTGACAGTACCGACACAAATAGTAGGCGACGAGGGTAATAAACAAAGGGATCTGCAAGAAGTTCAGCACTCATCAAATGTAGACAACAAGCTGTCATTAGATTCTGAAGAACAGGGCATTTCCAAGCCGAGGATGACATACAAATGCAAGGAATGTAGTAGAGTGTTTGCACTGCTTAGCGCTTTTAAGCGACATGTGCATTACCACAAGCGGGATCCTGCAAGAACATTGCTTTTATGCCCTTTCTGTCCAAGCCGCTTCACTTTCCGCTCTGCTTTGGATCGCCATATTGAAGGTCATCAAGAacgttttaaaatggatgaGGCAAAACTTGCCAATAGTAATGTAGATGATCCTGAAAATCAGCACAAGGTTATTGATGCCGGTGAGCctaatacaaatgaaaatgttagcCTGCCATTGAAAGTATTGAATTAA
- the si:dkeyp-84f3.5 gene encoding zinc finger protein 225 isoform X2, with the protein MPEKECAQFRCERCGQAFKSQKSLQLHQQYRVLEQGFRCTLCCKVFNDRESLQSHLQNHAHERFYSCGHCGKRFLRQEALLSHKKQWHGSPASKSLTRLQEDQENSLEKSYPCKVCGLRFFWLSDLQSHLNSHSRVKKPPSNVSHQQEMRRDEARTTSQLKKHHALQYPGENEDNDFIDLSAEIKQESPSHYGKMRQMSAKKHMQRFNPVMAGIRRRRRRASKVHHDSKLFSCKYCHRGFLHSSSLSRHMRYHKGTLPVCVYCGRFFSQRCDVTRHVAMFHSSTLQPKANEALKTNKSSKQDNVTVPTQIVGDEGNKQRDLQEVQHSSNVDNKLSLDSEEQGISKPRMTYKCKECSRVFALLSAFKRHVHYHKRDPARTLLLCPFCPSRFTFRSALDRHIEGHQERFKMDEAKLANSNVDDPENQHKVIDAGEPNTNENVSLPLKVLN; encoded by the coding sequence ATGCCAGAAAAGGAGTGTGCTCAGTTTAGATGTGAGAGATGTGGACAAGCGTTCAAAAGCCAGAAAAGCTTACAGCTACATCAGCAGTACCGTGTCCTTGAGCAGGGCTTCAGATGCACCCTGTGCTGCAAGGTGTTTAATGACAGAGAGAGTCTTCAGAGCCATCTTCAAAACCATGCTCATGAACGATTTTATAGCTGTGGGCACTGTGGAAAGCGATTTTTGAGACAAGAGGCACTACTGTCGCACAAGAAACAGTGGCATGGATCGCCAGCTTCCAAATCTTTAACTAGACTACAGGAGGATCAAGAAAATAGTTTGGAGAAGTCCTATCCTTGCAAAGTCTGTGGTTTACGTTTCTTTTGGTTGTCTGATTTGCAAAGCCACCTAAACAGTCATTCTCGTGTCAAGAAGCCACCCAGCAATGTCTCGCACCAACAGGAAATGCGAAGGGATGAAGCAAGAACTacatcacaattaaaaaaacatcatgcGCTCCAGTATCCTGGTGAGAATGAAGACAATGACTTCATTGATTTGTCAGCTGAAATTAAACAGGAGTCGCCGTCTCACTATGGTAAAATGCGTCAAATGTCGGCAAAAAAACATATGCAGCGATTCAATCCAGTAATGGCAGGGATAAGGAGGAGACGTAGAAGAGCTAGCAAAGTCCACCACGATTCTAAACTATTCTCCTGCAAATATTGCCATCGAGGATTCCTACATTCAAGCAGTCTCTCTCGCCACATGCGTTATCACAAAGGCACTCtgcctgtttgtgtttattgtggaCGATTTTTCTCACAAAGATGTGATGTCACAAGACATGTGGCAATGTTCCACAGCTCAACACTTCAACCTAAGGCTAATGAAGCCTTAAAGACAAATAAAAGCAGCAAACAGGACAATGTGACAGTACCGACACAAATAGTAGGCGACGAGGGTAATAAACAAAGGGATCTGCAAGAAGTTCAGCACTCATCAAATGTAGACAACAAGCTGTCATTAGATTCTGAAGAACAGGGCATTTCCAAGCCGAGGATGACATACAAATGCAAGGAATGTAGTAGAGTGTTTGCACTGCTTAGCGCTTTTAAGCGACATGTGCATTACCACAAGCGGGATCCTGCAAGAACATTGCTTTTATGCCCTTTCTGTCCAAGCCGCTTCACTTTCCGCTCTGCTTTGGATCGCCATATTGAAGGTCATCAAGAacgttttaaaatggatgaGGCAAAACTTGCCAATAGTAATGTAGATGATCCTGAAAATCAGCACAAGGTTATTGATGCCGGTGAGCctaatacaaatgaaaatgttagcCTGCCATTGAAAGTATTGAATTAA
- the LOC130432942 gene encoding chemerin-like receptor 1 isoform X2 has protein sequence MCRLIFAMMDPANFTESPLHRNSTEEHYYNDDEQTELKKSLNIMSLIVYSLAFVLGVVGNGIVIWVTGFKMKRTVNTVWFLNLSVADFLFTAFLPLSVVYTAMDFHWPFGQFMCKFNSTLAFLNMFASVYLLVVISIDRCVSVVWPIWAQNHRNVSRASVVSFAVWLFALALSSPYFVFKDTAPSHTDKNTINCFSNFALSDDYKTPEVVALRILRHRAMIITRFLLGFVVPFAIIVSCYAVIICRLQKKRSMSGRTGRPFKIIAAVITVFFSCWAPYHILVLIEMVNHTETPLQYINTLGIPIATSLAFLNSCLNPLLYVFMGQDFKDKMRKSILKVLETAFTEEVSRTNTHTNSMQTIRNKEQGSKSFSDAEYS, from the exons ATGTGCAG ATTGATATTTGCAATGATGGATCCAGCCAATTTCACAGAGAGTCCACTCCATCGCAACTCAACCGAGGAACACTACTATAACGATGATGAGCAAACGGAGCTCAAGAAATCTCTGAACATAATGTCACTTATAGTCTACAGTCTGGCTTTTGTACTTGGAGTCGTAGGCAATGGCATTGTGATTTGGGTAACTGGCTTTAAAATGAAGAGAACAGTCAACACTGTCTGGTTTCTTAACCTGTCTGTAGCAGACTTCCTATTCACAGCCTTTCTCCCTCTCAGCGTGGTTTATACAGCAATGGACTTCCACTGGCCTTTCGGCCAGTTCATGTGTAAATTCAACAGCACCCTTGCTTTTCTCAACATGTTTGCGAGCGTTTACCTCCTGGTTGTCATCAGCATTGACCGCTGTGTGTCTGTGGTGTGGCCAATCTGGGCACAAAACCATCGGAATGTGAGTCGTGCTTCGGTTGTGAGCTTCGCCGTTTGGCTGTTTGCGCTAGCGTTGAGCTCACCCTACTTTGTCTTCAAGGATACTGCACCTTCCCACACcgataaaaacacaatcaacTGCTTCAGTAACTTTGCACTCTCTGATGATTATAAAACACCAGAAGTGGTGGCGCTTCGTATTTTACGGCATCGTGCCATGATCATCACACGTTTCTTGTTAGGCTTTGTGGTGCCCTTTGCAATCATTGTATCCTGTTATGCTGTTATAATCTGTCGTCTACAAAAGAAACGATCAATGTCTGGCCGGACGGGACGTCCCTTTAAGATCATTGCTGCTGTGATCACCGTCTTTTTCTCGTGTTGGGCTCCGTACCATATTCTGGTCCTCATTGAGATGGTAAACCATACAGAAACCCCCCTTCAGTACATCAACACTCTTGGAATTCCCATTGCAACCAGTTTGGCATTCCTAAATAGCTGCTTGAACCCATTGTTGTATGTTTTCATGGGACAAGACTTTAAAGACAAGATGCGCAAATCAATACTGAAGGTCTTGGAAACGGCTTTCACAGAGGAGGTTTCACgcacaaacacccacacaaatTCAATGCAAACCATTCGGAACAAAGAGCAAGGGAGTAAGTCCTTCTCGGATGCAGAGTATAGCTAA
- the LOC130432942 gene encoding chemerin-like receptor 1 isoform X1, with protein sequence MMDPANFTESPLHRNSTEEHYYNDDEQTELKKSLNIMSLIVYSLAFVLGVVGNGIVIWVTGFKMKRTVNTVWFLNLSVADFLFTAFLPLSVVYTAMDFHWPFGQFMCKFNSTLAFLNMFASVYLLVVISIDRCVSVVWPIWAQNHRNVSRASVVSFAVWLFALALSSPYFVFKDTAPSHTDKNTINCFSNFALSDDYKTPEVVALRILRHRAMIITRFLLGFVVPFAIIVSCYAVIICRLQKKRSMSGRTGRPFKIIAAVITVFFSCWAPYHILVLIEMVNHTETPLQYINTLGIPIATSLAFLNSCLNPLLYVFMGQDFKDKMRKSILKVLETAFTEEVSRTNTHTNSMQTIRNKEQGSKSFSDAEYS encoded by the coding sequence ATGATGGATCCAGCCAATTTCACAGAGAGTCCACTCCATCGCAACTCAACCGAGGAACACTACTATAACGATGATGAGCAAACGGAGCTCAAGAAATCTCTGAACATAATGTCACTTATAGTCTACAGTCTGGCTTTTGTACTTGGAGTCGTAGGCAATGGCATTGTGATTTGGGTAACTGGCTTTAAAATGAAGAGAACAGTCAACACTGTCTGGTTTCTTAACCTGTCTGTAGCAGACTTCCTATTCACAGCCTTTCTCCCTCTCAGCGTGGTTTATACAGCAATGGACTTCCACTGGCCTTTCGGCCAGTTCATGTGTAAATTCAACAGCACCCTTGCTTTTCTCAACATGTTTGCGAGCGTTTACCTCCTGGTTGTCATCAGCATTGACCGCTGTGTGTCTGTGGTGTGGCCAATCTGGGCACAAAACCATCGGAATGTGAGTCGTGCTTCGGTTGTGAGCTTCGCCGTTTGGCTGTTTGCGCTAGCGTTGAGCTCACCCTACTTTGTCTTCAAGGATACTGCACCTTCCCACACcgataaaaacacaatcaacTGCTTCAGTAACTTTGCACTCTCTGATGATTATAAAACACCAGAAGTGGTGGCGCTTCGTATTTTACGGCATCGTGCCATGATCATCACACGTTTCTTGTTAGGCTTTGTGGTGCCCTTTGCAATCATTGTATCCTGTTATGCTGTTATAATCTGTCGTCTACAAAAGAAACGATCAATGTCTGGCCGGACGGGACGTCCCTTTAAGATCATTGCTGCTGTGATCACCGTCTTTTTCTCGTGTTGGGCTCCGTACCATATTCTGGTCCTCATTGAGATGGTAAACCATACAGAAACCCCCCTTCAGTACATCAACACTCTTGGAATTCCCATTGCAACCAGTTTGGCATTCCTAAATAGCTGCTTGAACCCATTGTTGTATGTTTTCATGGGACAAGACTTTAAAGACAAGATGCGCAAATCAATACTGAAGGTCTTGGAAACGGCTTTCACAGAGGAGGTTTCACgcacaaacacccacacaaatTCAATGCAAACCATTCGGAACAAAGAGCAAGGGAGTAAGTCCTTCTCGGATGCAGAGTATAGCTAA